In a single window of the Carassius carassius chromosome 26, fCarCar2.1, whole genome shotgun sequence genome:
- the LOC132105639 gene encoding filamin-C-like isoform X4 translates to MMSNNTYFDQQLPPQYYQGTDNGEDGDEEMPATEKDLAEDAPWKKIQQNTFTRWCNEHLKCLNKKINDLQKDLSDGLKLIGLLEVLSQKKMYRKYHARPNFRQMKLENVSVALEFLEREHIKLVSIDSKAIVDGNLKLILGLIWTLILHYSISMPMWEDEDDEDARKLTPKQRLLGWIQNKVPQLPINNFHRDWRDGKALGALVDNCAPGLCPDWETWDPSQPVENAREAMQQADDWLGVPQVIAPEEIVDPNVDEHSVMTYLSQFPKAKLKPGAPLRSKTLHPKRAKAYGPGIEPRGNVVLRPAEFVVETVEAGLGEVLVYVEDPEGHTEEARVIPKNDRNRSYSVVYVPKVEGLHKVKVLFAGQDIERSPFLVNVSKALGDPNKVQARGPGLEPVGNVASKPTYFDIYTAGAGAGDVGVIIVDSQGCRDTVEIILENKGDSVFRCTYGPILEGPHTIYVTFAGQQIPRSPFTVHISEASNPNACRAIGRGLQPKGVRVKEVADFKVYTKGAGSGELRVQVKGPRGGDEPVKVQELGDGVYECDYYPIFTGKYIITITWGGHAIPRSPFEVVISEDAGPQKVRAWGPGLETGMVGKSADFVVEAIGTEVGTLGFSIEGPSQAKIECDDKGDGSCDVLYWPTEPGDYAVHVICDDEDIKDSPFMAHILPAANDVFPEKIKCYGPGLEPTGCIVNKPAEFTIDARGAGRGHLQIYAQDSEGFPINIQITDNGDSRYFCIYIPTKPIKHTIVITWGEVNVPNSPFRVAIGEGSHPENVKVHGPGVEKTGLKASEPTYFTVDCSEAGQGDVSIGIKCAPGVVGPAEADIDFDIIKNDNDTFTVKYTPPGAGRYTIMVLFADQEIPISPFRIKVDPSHDANKVKAEGPGLNKTGVEVGKPTHFTIYTKGAGKATPEVHFTTAGKGEAVSDFEIIDNHDYSFTVRYTALQQGNMSISVCHGGDPIPKSPFTITVAPPLDLNKVKVQGLNNKVDVGKDEEFTINTRGAGGQGKVDVKITSPSRRPIPCKVESGTSNEVYTVKYIPPEEGPYKVDINYDGNPVPGSPFTVEGEMPPDPSKVRAYGPGLKGGIVGKPAPFAIDTKGAGTGGLGLTVEGPCEAKIECQDNGDGSCSVSYLPTEPGEYSINILFADAHIPGSPFKAMVQSVFDPSKVTASGPGLERGKVNEAASFTVDCSKAGEAELTIEIISDSGAQAEVHVQNNSDGTYSITYIPPFHGMYTITIKYGGHAVPKFPARVQVDPALDTSGIKVYGPGVEPRGVLREVTTHFVIDTRVHSKMGGNHVKVRIVNPSGAKTDSYITDKGDGTYRVEYTAFEDGVHLIEVLYDDVPVPKSPFRVAVTEGCDPSRVRAYGPGLEEGLVNKPNRFTVETRGAGTGGLGLAIEGPSEAKMSCKDNKDGSCSVEYIPFTPGEYDVNITFGGLPIPGSPFRVPVRELVDPSKVKCSGPGLGSGVRAHVPQTFTMDCSKAGLALLEVLLYGPTGMTEPVNITDNGDGTHTVTYTPAKDGPYTVCVKYADQEVPRSPFKIKVLPAHDASKVRASGPGLNASGVPASLPVEFTIDARDAGEGLLTVQILDPEGKPKKANIRDNRDGTYTVSYVPDTTGRYTITIKYGGDEIPYSPYRIHALPSGDASKCLVTVSIGGHGLGSGLGPTIQIGEETVITVDAKAAGKGKVTCKVSTPDGAELDVDVVENADGTFDIYYTAPEPGKYVITIRFGGEHIPNSPFHVVATEEPVTAVDAMEPMLRPFNLVIPFTVQKGEITGEVRMPSGKTARPHITDNKDGTVTVKYAPTEKGLHEMDIKYDGNHIPGSPLQFYVDTINSGHVNAYGPGLSHGMVNKPATFTIVTKDAGEGGLSLAVEGPSKAEISCKDNKDGTCTVSYLPTAPGDYNIIVKFDDKHIAGSPFTAKITGDDSMRTSELNVGTSTDVSLKITETDLSSLTASIRAPSGNEEPCLLKRLPNRHIGISFTPKEVGEHVVSVKKNGKHVTNSPFKIMVGQSEIGDASKVKVFGKGLIEGHTFEVAEFIVDTRTAGYGGLGLSIEGPSKVDINCSDVEDGTCKVTYCPTEPGTYIINIKFADQHVPGSPFTVKVLGEGRMKESITRKRQAPSIASVGSTCDLNLKIPGNWFQMVSAQERHTRTFTRSSHTYTRTERTEISKTRAGETKREVRVEESTQVGGDPFRDVFGGFRGRESRGTFSSAQGRQSEGESGTQEMTAQVTSPSGNTEDAEIIEGEDSTYSVRFVPQEMGPHTVNVKYRGQHVPGSPFQFTVGPLGEGGAHKVRAGGTGLDRGVAGVPAEFSIWTREAGAGGLSIAVEGPSKAEISFEDRKDGSCGVAYVVQEPGDYEVSIKFNDEHIPDSPFIVPIASVSDDGRLLTVTSLQEMGLKVNQEASFAVQLNGARGAIDAKVHTPSGAVEECYITELDNDKHAIRFIPRENGVHSIDVRFNGSHIPGSPFKIRVGEPGQAGDPGMVTAFGAGLEGGTTGVPSDFIVNTCNAGSGALSVTIDGPSKVKMDCQECPEGYKVTYTPMAPGSYLISIKYGGPQHIVGSPFKAKVSGTRLSGGHSLHETSSVLVETVMKSSSVAGSFSTLPKFSSDASKVISRGAGLSKAFIGQKNTFTVDCSKAGTNMLMVGVHGPKTPCEEVYVKHMGNRMYNVTYTVKEKGDYILIVKWGEEMVPGSPFHVTVP, encoded by the exons ACGACTGGCTCGGTGTGCCTCAG GTGATTGCACCTGAGGAGATCGTGGATCCTAATGTGGACGAGCACTCAGTGATGACCTACCTGTCTCAGTTCCCCAAAGCCAAACTCAAGCCTGGTGCCCCACTGCGATCTAAAACCCTGCACCCCAAGAGAGCCAAGGCCTATGGTCCAG GGATTGAGCCCAGAGGTAATGTTGTGTTGAGGCCAGCTGAGTTTGTGGTGGAGACCGTGGAGGCCGGGCTTGGAGAGGTGTTGGTGTACGTCGAGGATCCAGAAGGCCACACAGAAGAG GCCAGGGTAATTCCCAAGAATGACAGGAACAGGAGTTACTCTGTGGTCTATGTCCCGAAAGTGGAGGGCCTGCATAAG GTGAAGGTGTTGTTTGCTGGACAGGACATTGAAAGAAGCCCTTTCCTAGTAAATGTGTCTAAAGCACTGGGTGATCCAAACAAGGTCCAGGCCCGTGGGCCAGGTTTGGAACCGGTGGGCAATGTGGCCAGTAAACCCACATATTTTGACATCTACACAGCAG GTGCAGGAGCAGGCGATGTCGGTGTGATCATTGTAGACTCTCAGGGCTGCAGAGACACAGTGGAGATCATTCTGGAAAACAAGGGGGACAGTGTTTTCCGCTGCACATACGGCCCCATTTTGGAGGGCCCTCacactatatatgtgacattcgcTGGCCAGCAGATACCCAGAAGCCCTTTCACTGTCCACATCTCAGAGG CAAGCAACCCCAATGCCTGTCGGGCCATCGGGCGCGGCCTGCAGCCCAAGGGTGTGCGTGTGAAGGAGGTGGCCGACTTTAAGGTGTACACGAAGGGAGCAGGCAGTGGAGAACTGCGTGTTCAAGTCAAAGGGCCAA GAGGTGGCGATGAGCCTGTGAAGGTGCAAGAGCTGGGTGACGGTGTGTATGAATGTGATTACTACCCCATTTTCACTGGAAAATACATTATCACCATTACTTGGGGTGGCCACGCCATTCCCCGCAG cCCATTTGAGGTGGTCATAAGTGAAGATGCAGGCCCTCAGAAGGTGAGGGCTTGGGGTCCAGGCTTGGAGACAGGCATGGTTGGCAAATCAGCTGACTTTGTGGTCGAGGCCATTGGCACTGAGGTTGGAACTCTGG GTTTCTCCATTGAAGGCCCCTCACAGGCTAAGATAGAGTGTGATGATAAGGGAGATGGATCTTGTGATGTTTTGTACTGGCCCACTGAGCCTGGTGACTATGCGGTCCATGTCATCTGTGATGATGAAGATATCAAAGACAGCCCATTCATGGCCCACATCCTCCCTGCAGCCAATGACGTCTTTCCTGAAAAG ATTAAGTGCTACGGCCCTGGGCTAGAACCAACCGGGTGCATTGTAAACAAACCTGCTGAATTTACAATTGACGCCCGTGGAGCTGGAAGAGGACATCTACAGATTTACGCTCAG GACTCAGAAGGCTTCCCAATCAACATCCAGATCACAGATAATGGTGACAGCAGATATTTCTGCATCTACATACCCACCAAGCCCATCAAACACACTATCGTCATCACCTGGGGAGAGGTCAACGTTCCCAACAGTCCATTCAGG GTGGCCATTGGAGAAGGCAGTCATCCAGAGAACGTGAAGGTTCATGGACCTGGAGTAGAGAAGACTGGCTTGAAGGCCAGTGAACCCACATACTTTACTGTGGATTGCAGTGAGGCCGGACAAG GAGATGTCAGCATTGGGATTAAATGTGCTCCTGGCGTGGTGGGACCTGCCGAAGCAGATATTGATTTTGATATCATTAAAAATGACAATGACACATTCACAGTGAAGTATACGCCCCCTGGAGCAGGACGGTACACCATCATGGTGCTATTTGCTGATCAA GAAATTCCAATCAGCCCCTTCCGTATCAAAGTTGATCCATCCCATGATGCCAATAAAGTGAAAGCAGAGGGTCCCGGACTCAACAAGACAG GTGTGGAAGTGGGCAAGCCGACCCACTTCACGATCTACACTAAAGGAGCAGGCAAGGCAACACCTGAGGTTCACTTTACCACAGCTGGGAAAGGAGAAGCCGTCAGTGACTTTGAGATCATCGATAACCATGACTATTCTTTCACTGTGCGTTACACTGCGTTACAGCAG GGTAACATGAGCATATCTGTGTGCCATGGTGGTGACCCCATCCCCAAAAGCCCTTTTACCATCACTGTTGCTCCTCCTTTGGATCTCAACAAGGTCAAAGTTCAAGGACTCAACAACA AAGTCGATGTAGGGAAAGATGAGGAGTTTACCATTAACACACGTGGTGCGGGAGGTCAAGGAAAGGTGGACGTCAAGATTACATCACCTTCTCGCCGGCCAATCCCGTGCAAGGTTGAATCTGGAACATCCAATGAGGTGTACACTGTTAAATACATTCCCCCGGAAGAGGGGCCCTACAAAGTGGACATCAACTATGATGGAAACCCTGTGCCTGGAAGTCCTTTCACGGTAGAGGGAGAGATGCCTCCAGATCCCTCAAAG GTACGAGCCTATGGCCCTGGCCTAAAGGGAGGTATTGTGGGTAAACCCGCTCCATTTGCCATCGACACCAAAGGTGCAGGTACAGGGGGTCTCGGGCTGACTGTGGAGGGTCCATGTGAAGCCAAGATTGAGTGCCAGGACAATGGAGATGGATCTTGCTCGGTATCCTATCTGCCCACTGAGCCTGGAGAGTATTCCATCAACATCCTTTTTGCTGATGCTCACATCCCTGGTTCTCCCTTCAAAGCCATGGTGCAGTCTGTCTTTGACCCCAGCAAGGTCACAGCTAGCGGACCAGGGCTGGAGAGAGGAAAGGTCAATGAAGCGGCTTCGTTCACAGTGGACTGCTCTAAAGCAGGCGAGGCGGAGTTGACCATTGAGATTATTTCAGATTCAGGAGCGCAGGCTGAGGTTCATGTCCAGAATAACAGTGATGGAACATATTCTATCACCTACATCCCTCCTTTCCATGGAATGTACACCATCACGATTAAATATGGAGGACATGCAGTGCCGAAGTTCCCTGCGAGGGTTCAGGTGGATCCTGCTCTCGATACAAGTGGAATCAAGGTCTACGGTCCAGGAGTGGAACCCAGAG GGGTGCTTCGAGAGGTCACTACACATTTTGTCATTGACACTCGGGTTCACAGCAAGATGGGTGGAAACCACGTCAAAGTTCGTATTGTTAACCCATCAGGTGCCAAAACTGATTCGTACATCACTGACAAAGGAGATGGCACTTATAGAGTGGAGTATACAGCATTTGAGGATG GTGTGCATCTGATAGAGGTGCTGTATGATGATGTACCTGTGCCTAAGAGCCCGTTTAGGGTGGCGGTAACCGAAGGTTGTGATCCCAGCCGTGTACGTGCCTATGGTCCTGGTCTGGAAGAGGGTCTGGTCAACAAACCCAACCGCTTCACTGTGGAGACCAG GGGTGCTGGCACAGGTGGTCTTGGATTGGCCATCGAGGGTCCATCAGAAGCTAAGATGTCTTGTAAAGATAACAAAGATGGCAGCTGTAGCGTGGAGTATATTCCTTTCACTCCTGGAGAATATGACGTCAACATTACTTTCGGAGGTCTGCCTATCCCAG GTAGCCCATTCAGGGTGCCTGTGAGGGAGCTAGTGGATCCAAGTAAGGTGAAGTGTTCTGGTCCTGGTTTGGGAAGCGGAGTAAGAGCCCACGTTCCTCAAACCTTCACCATGGACTGCAGCAAAGCTGGACTCGCCCTGCTAGAGGTGCTTCTGTATGGACCCACAG GGATGACAGAGCCAGTGAATATCACAGACAACGGTGATGGCACACACACGGTGACCTACACTCCTGCTAAAGATGGACCTTACACTGTGTGTGTCAAATATGCAGACCAAGAAGTGCCACGCAG TCCGTTTAAGATCAAGGTGTTGCCTGCTCATGATGCCAGTAAAGTTCGTGCCAGCGGTCCGGGACTGAACGCTTCCGGTGTTCCCGCCAGCCTGCCGGTGGAGTTCACCATCGATGCCCGTGATGCAGGCGAGGGGCTTCTCACCGTACAGATACTG GACCCAGAAGGAAAACCAAAGAAAGCCAACATTCGAGATAACAGAGATGGAACATACACCGTGTCCTACGTCCCAGATACGACAGGACGCTACACTATTACAATCAAATATGGTGGAGATGAGATCCCATACTCACCCTATCGCATACATGCGCTGCCCAGTGGAGATGCCAGCAAATGCCTTGTAACAG TGTCAATTGGGGGACATGGAttgg GCTCTGGGCTCGGACCCACTATTCAAATTGGCGAGGAGACCGTTATCACTGTGGATGCAAAGGCTGCTGGGAAGGGTAAAGTCACCTGCAAAGTGTCAACTCCAGACGGGGCAGAGCTAGACGTGGATGTGGTGGAGAACGCAGACGGGACATTTGATATCTATTATACTGCTCCAGAGCCTGGGAAATATGTCATAACCATTCGCTTTGGAGGAGAGCACATTCCCAACAGCCCCTTCCATGTGGTG GCCACAGAGGAACCAGTCACTGCAGTGGATGCCATGGAGCCAATGCTCCGCCCATTCAATCTGGTCATTCCATTTACTGTGCAAAAGGGGGAGATTACAG gtgaggTACGCATGCCCTCTGGTAAAACTGCCCGTCCACACATCACTGATAACAAGGACGGGACTGTGACGGTCAAATATGCCCCCACTGAGAAGGGCCTACATGAGATGGACATCAAATATGATGGCAACCACATACCAG GAAGTCCGCTGCAGTTCTATGTGGATACTATTAACAGCGGGCATGTGAATGCATACGGTCCTGGTCTGAGTCATGGCATGGTCAACAAACCCGCCACCTTCACTATCGTCACAAAGGATGCTGGAGAAG GTGGTCTGTCTTTGGCAGTGGAAGGCCCTTCTAAAGCAGAGATCAGCTGTAAAGATAATAAAGATGGCACTTGCACTGTGTCCTACCTGCCAACGGCCCCAGGAGACTATAATATAATCGTCAAGTTTGATGACAAGCACATCGCTGGAAGCCCCTTTACAGCCAAGATCACAG GCGATGATTCCATGAGGACGTCTGAGCTGAACGTTGGCACATCCACAGACGTGTCACtgaagatcacagagacagacCTTAGCTCCCTGACCGCAAGCATCAGAGCCCCATCTGGCAACGAGGAGCCCTGCCTGCTGAAGAGACTGCCAAACCGACACATCG GAATATCCTTCACTCCTAAAGAGGTGGGTGAGCATGTGGTCAGCGTGAAGAAGAATGGAAAACACGTGACCAACAGCCCATTCAAGATCATGGTGGGCCAGTCTGAGATAGGAGACGCCAGTAAGGTGAAGGTGTTTGGGAAAGGACTGATTGAAGGACACACCTTTGAAGTGGCTGAGTTCATTGTGGACACCAGAACTGCAG GTTATGGAGGTCTCGGTCTGTCCATTGAGGGGCCCAGCAAAGTTGACATTAATTGTTCGGATGTGGAAGATGGAACCTGCAAAGTGACCTACTGCCCAACCGAACCCGGAACTTACATCATCAATATCAAATTTGCAGACCAACATGTGCCAG GAAGTCCATTTACAGTGAAGGTTCTGGGCGAAGGAAGAATGAAGGAGAGCATCACCAGAAAGAGGCAGGCACCCTCTATTGCCTCGGTGGGCAGCACTTGCGACCTCAACCTCAAGATTCCAG GGAACTGGTTTCAGATGGTGTCGGCCCAAGAGCGGCACACGCGTACCTTCACCCGCAGCAGCCACACCTACACACGAACAGAACGCACCGAGATCAGCAAGACCCGTGCAGGCGAGACCAAACGGGAAGTGCGGGTGGAAGAGAGCACCCAGGTGGGGGGCGACCCCTTTAGGGACGTTTTCGGTGGATTCCGGGGCAGGGAGAGCCGGGGAACCTTCAGCAGCGCCCAGGGCCGACAatcagagg GTGAATCAGGTACACAGGAAATGACTGCACAGGTGACGAGTCCCAGCGGCAACACAGAGGACGCTGAGATCATAGAGGGAGAGGACAGCACCTATAGTGTGCGTTTTGTGCCTCAGGAGATGGGCCCCCACACTGTCAATGTCAAATACAGGGGACAGCATGTCCCCGGAAGCCCCTTCCAGTTCACTGTGGGGCCCTTGGGAGAGGGAGGGGCCCATAAGGTTCGGGCTGGTGGCACTGGTTTGGACAGAGGCGTGGCTGGAGTTCCAG cTGAGTTCAGTATCTGGACCCGTGAGGCCGGCGCTGGCGGTTTGTCCATAGCTGTTGAGGGGCCCAGCAAAGCCGAAATTTCTTTTGAGGACAGGAAGGATGGTTCCTGTGGGGTGGCCTATGTAGTGCAGGAACCTG ggGACTATGAAGTTTCAATCAAATTTAACGACGAGCATATCCCAGACAGCCCTTTTATCGTTCCTATTGCATCAGTGTCAGATGACGGCCGCCTGCTTACCGTCACCAGTCTGCAG gaGATGGGTCTGAAGGTGAATCAAGAAGCCTCGTTTGCCGTGCAGCTGAACGGAGCACGAGGGGCGATTGATGCTAAGGTTCACACACCATCTGGAGCAGTGGAGGAGTGTTACATCACCGAGCTAGACAATG ATAAACACGCCATACGGTTTATTCCACGGGAGAACGGCGTCCACTCCATCGATGTCCGTTTTAACGGGAGTCACATCCCTGGCAGTCCCTTCAAGATCCGTGTAGGGGAACCCGGCCAGGCAGGAGATCCAGGAATGGTGACGGCTTTTGGGGCCGGACTGGAGGGAGGAACTACAG GTGTACCTTCAGATTTCATTGTAAACACGTGTAACGCTGGCTCAGGAGCTCTGTCGGTCACCATCGACGGCCCATCGAAGGTGAAGATGGATTGTCAGGAGTGTCCAGAAGGATACAAGGTCACCTACACACCCATGGCTCCCGGTAGCTACCTCATCTCCATTAAATACGGAGGGCCGCAGCATATCGTGGGCAGCCCCTTCAAAGCCAAAGTCTCTG GTACACGTCTGTCTGGAGGACACTCTCTACACGAAACGTCATCGGTTCTGGTGGAAACGGTCATGAAATCGTCCTCAGTGGCCGGATCTTTCTCTACTCTGCCAAAGTTCTCGTCCGACGCCAGTAAGGTGATCTCCAGGGGGGCCGGACTCTCCAAAGCCTTCATTGGCCAGAAGAACACCTTCACAGTGGACTGCAGTAAAGCAG GGACAAATATGTTGATGGTAGGAGTGCACGGGCCAAAGACTCCCTGTGAGGAAGTGTACGTCAAACACATGGGCAACAGAATGTACAATGTCACATACACAGTGAAGGAGAAAGGCGACTACATCCTGATAGTCAAATGGGGTGAAGAAATGGTGCCCGGAAGCCCTTTCCACGTCACCGTGCCTTAA